The Tistrella mobilis genome window below encodes:
- a CDS encoding CCA tRNA nucleotidyltransferase, whose amino-acid sequence MADAPEPFLPARTDPVRTDVVLPPEMAATPVRRVFAALAAAGGEARFVGGAVRDLISGDPIGDIDVATTLEPPAVMAAAAAAGIKAVPTGIEHGTVTLIADRLPVEVTTLRRDVATDGRRAVVAFSRDWAEDARRRDFTVNAMSLDLAGRLYDPFDGLSDLAAGRVRFIGDARRRILEDILRILRFFRFQARLGRGEPDHAAIDACREFAERIQALSGERIREEFLRILGGPRVAGGDGILLLMADLGVLDQVLGGIVDTGPFDALVAIEEALDMTDAARRLAVLAATCGPALEAIDHWRRRIERLKPSNQLAARVGALAEASLRLPIRPPGPLTVRVQAYREGSTTIRDRLFAGWARGRARGVLDAADEAGFRTAIEALSGWSQPHLPLGGADLIALGLKPGPGLGQALSEIEAWWLDEGFAPDRGACLAEARRRFVPPGGGTTGGSTSGGS is encoded by the coding sequence ATGGCCGACGCCCCTGAACCCTTCTTGCCCGCGCGCACCGATCCCGTCCGAACCGATGTCGTGCTGCCGCCCGAAATGGCGGCGACACCCGTACGCCGGGTGTTCGCGGCCCTGGCGGCTGCCGGCGGCGAAGCGCGCTTCGTGGGCGGCGCCGTCCGCGACCTGATCTCGGGCGACCCCATCGGCGACATCGACGTTGCGACGACGCTGGAACCGCCGGCGGTGATGGCCGCTGCCGCCGCCGCCGGGATCAAGGCGGTGCCGACCGGCATCGAGCACGGCACCGTTACGCTGATCGCCGATCGTCTTCCGGTGGAGGTGACGACGCTGCGCCGCGACGTCGCCACCGACGGGCGGCGGGCGGTGGTGGCCTTCAGCCGCGACTGGGCTGAGGATGCCCGACGCCGCGACTTCACCGTCAATGCCATGTCGCTGGACCTTGCCGGCCGGCTCTACGACCCCTTCGACGGGCTGTCGGATCTGGCGGCCGGGCGGGTGCGGTTCATCGGCGATGCCCGGCGGCGGATCCTGGAAGACATCCTGCGCATTCTGCGCTTCTTCCGCTTTCAGGCGCGGCTGGGTCGCGGCGAACCCGATCATGCAGCGATCGATGCCTGCCGGGAATTCGCCGAGCGCATCCAGGCGCTGTCGGGCGAGCGGATCCGCGAGGAGTTTCTGCGCATCCTGGGCGGCCCGCGCGTCGCCGGCGGTGACGGTATCCTGCTGCTGATGGCCGATCTGGGCGTGCTCGACCAGGTGCTGGGCGGCATCGTCGATACGGGCCCCTTCGATGCGCTGGTCGCGATCGAAGAGGCGCTGGACATGACCGATGCCGCACGCCGGCTGGCGGTGCTGGCGGCCACCTGCGGCCCGGCCCTTGAGGCCATCGACCACTGGCGCCGGCGGATCGAGCGGCTGAAGCCGTCCAACCAGCTGGCGGCCCGGGTGGGGGCTCTGGCCGAGGCGAGCCTCCGCCTGCCGATCCGGCCGCCCGGCCCGCTGACGGTGCGGGTCCAGGCCTATCGCGAGGGCAGCACCACCATCCGTGACCGGCTGTTTGCCGGCTGGGCGCGCGGCCGGGCACGGGGTGTGCTCGATGCTGCCGACGAGGCCGGGTTCCGCACCGCGATCGAGGCGCTGTCGGGCTGGAGCCAGCCGCATCTGCCCCTGGGCGGTGCCGATCTGATCGCGCTTGGCCTGAAACCGGGGCCCGGGCTGGGGCAGGCGCTGTCGGAGATCGAAGCCTGGTGGCTGGACGAAGGCTTCGCCCCCGATCGTGGCGCCTGCCTTGCCGAGGCGCGGCGCCGCTTCGTGCCGCCCGGCGGCGGCACGACCGGGGGCAGCACGAGCGGGGGCAGCTGA